The proteins below come from a single Anaerolineales bacterium genomic window:
- a CDS encoding glutamate mutase L, with protein sequence MNTNIDIETLLAIDVGSVHTRAILFDVVDGQYRLVATGRVPSTSGAPLFDISEGVRNVLDELKRISGRSFIDDSENLIMPVASASAGVDRFMATATAGPKVRTILVGLMPGVSVESVRRLAAMSYLDVVGEIDLMDRRRDEEQIDAILSARPDLILIAGGTDGGAIDSVLRMVETVSLASRLLPINQQPRIIYAGNQQIVGAIGDYFGDWATLIPSLNVRPSIETEDIAPARKRVTDGIAELRAAKIAGFDELIDWSDGHFMLTADAFGRVIRYLSQVYSPEKGVLGIDLGASQVTVAAAFDGNLDVSILADLGMGTSLDGILERGKISDIKRWLPIELPDSYVRDYIHNKTLFPRTVPTILEELHLEHALAREIVRLAVKKARSGWAGNSAAHSSVLMPPLEPIIASGGVLTGVPRPEFAALMLLDAIQPTGITTLVLDPNSLTPALGVAAGQMPVVTVQVLETGSYISLGTVIAPIGRSRKGRRILSLRLERTDGGEEVTGELRKGQLVRIPLSQGEQGRLTIRPERGIDVGFGGPGKAGTIRVSGGAVGLVIDGRGRPLQLSKDPAHRRELNQKWLWDIGAME encoded by the coding sequence ATGAACACGAACATCGACATCGAAACCCTCCTGGCGATCGACGTAGGCAGTGTGCACACGCGCGCGATCCTGTTCGACGTCGTCGACGGGCAATATCGCCTCGTTGCAACCGGCCGAGTTCCTTCGACTTCGGGTGCCCCGCTGTTCGACATCAGCGAAGGCGTGCGCAACGTGTTGGATGAATTGAAGCGCATCTCGGGGCGATCCTTCATAGACGATTCCGAAAATTTGATCATGCCGGTCGCCAGTGCCAGCGCTGGGGTCGACCGCTTCATGGCTACGGCTACAGCCGGGCCGAAAGTACGCACTATCCTGGTTGGCCTCATGCCTGGGGTTTCCGTGGAGAGCGTGCGTCGCCTGGCGGCGATGAGTTATCTGGATGTCGTCGGGGAGATCGACCTCATGGACCGCCGCCGGGATGAAGAGCAAATCGATGCCATTCTATCCGCGCGACCGGATTTGATCCTCATCGCTGGCGGCACGGACGGCGGAGCGATAGATTCGGTTCTGCGTATGGTCGAAACCGTGAGTCTGGCGTCACGATTGCTGCCCATCAACCAGCAGCCCAGAATCATCTACGCGGGCAACCAGCAGATTGTGGGCGCCATAGGTGATTATTTCGGAGATTGGGCGACCCTCATCCCATCGTTGAACGTGCGGCCAAGCATCGAAACGGAAGACATCGCTCCGGCTCGTAAACGCGTTACGGACGGCATCGCCGAGCTGCGTGCAGCTAAGATCGCGGGATTTGACGAACTTATCGATTGGTCGGACGGTCACTTCATGTTGACGGCGGATGCTTTCGGCCGGGTGATACGATATTTGAGTCAGGTATACAGCCCGGAGAAAGGTGTCCTGGGGATTGACCTTGGCGCCAGTCAAGTGACCGTTGCCGCTGCTTTTGACGGCAATCTCGATGTTTCTATCCTGGCGGATTTGGGAATGGGTACGTCGTTGGATGGCATTCTTGAACGCGGCAAGATAAGCGATATCAAGCGCTGGTTGCCGATCGAATTACCCGACTCCTACGTGCGTGATTACATTCACAACAAGACGCTGTTTCCGCGCACGGTACCGACCATTCTCGAAGAGCTACATCTCGAGCACGCCCTGGCACGGGAAATCGTGCGTCTGGCGGTTAAAAAGGCACGTTCGGGTTGGGCGGGAAACAGCGCTGCGCATTCTTCTGTTTTAATGCCGCCGTTGGAACCGATCATTGCCAGCGGCGGCGTGCTGACAGGTGTGCCCCGACCGGAATTCGCCGCCTTGATGCTTTTGGATGCCATTCAACCGACCGGTATCACGACTCTGGTTCTCGATCCCAACAGTTTGACACCGGCGCTTGGCGTTGCGGCCGGACAAATGCCGGTCGTAACAGTCCAAGTCCTCGAGACCGGGAGCTACATCAGCCTGGGTACGGTCATCGCACCCATTGGACGCTCGCGTAAGGGTAGGCGTATTCTAAGTTTACGGCTCGAGCGAACGGATGGAGGTGAAGAGGTCACCGGGGAGTTAAGAAAGGGGCAATTGGTGCGTATACCGCTTTCCCAGGGAGAACAGGGCAGGCTTACTATCCGGCCCGAACGAGGCATCGACGTCGGTTTCGGCGGGCCGGGGAAGGCGGGGACAATTCGTGTTTCCGGAGGCGCCGTGGGTTTGGTCATCGATGGGCGGGGTCGACCTTTGCAGCTTTCGAAAGATCCGGCCCACCGACGGGAACTCAATCAGAAATGGCTGTGGGACATTGGAGCGATGGAATAG
- a CDS encoding winged helix-turn-helix domain-containing protein — translation MQLSDLALRLLGDLAAGNCVAITGLSNSGKSTLMRSLATQEAKDAFYQAGGRHGFLIYIDCNHAVSISAQAFYEVVLRTVLERLTDQISEDLAKGLRNYYESVTEAESAFAASLSFNLALSDLCEQLEGDLCLLLDEFDEIYSSLDERALLNLRALRDRFSDRLAYATATLRGLPVLRGRPIEGEFAELFSRFCYTMPLLDDAQSEQILEKLQLGSITEEKRSFCVSMAGGHPGLLIAVAQVVAASADDKKAYQVERVSREPQPRAECLKLWDQLNEDEQAHLSSLATDPQSGLPQQHLRHLEQLSLLRGKKIFSPIFEDFLLRKSRGPEIDAQGVYLDSDSGDVWVDGVRIPVLTDLEFRLLALLYERLDKLTDKYRIVTAVWGEEYLGDVDDARVEKLVSRLRSKIETDPAEPRYLITQRGRGYKLLSVPRTQ, via the coding sequence ATGCAACTATCTGATCTGGCACTTCGATTGCTGGGCGACCTTGCTGCTGGAAATTGTGTTGCGATTACAGGATTGAGCAATTCCGGAAAATCGACACTCATGCGATCTCTGGCAACGCAAGAAGCCAAGGACGCCTTTTACCAAGCCGGCGGTCGCCACGGCTTTCTCATCTACATCGATTGCAACCATGCAGTATCGATATCGGCGCAGGCTTTTTATGAGGTCGTATTACGAACGGTATTGGAGAGGCTGACGGATCAAATTTCCGAGGATCTGGCAAAGGGGTTGAGAAATTACTATGAATCCGTAACGGAAGCCGAATCGGCGTTCGCCGCTTCTCTCTCTTTCAATCTTGCTTTGAGCGATCTCTGTGAACAATTGGAGGGCGATCTTTGCCTGCTCCTGGATGAGTTCGACGAAATTTATTCGTCGCTCGACGAGCGTGCTTTGCTCAACTTGCGCGCGCTGAGGGATCGGTTCAGCGATCGTCTGGCGTATGCGACCGCAACACTGCGCGGACTTCCTGTTTTACGCGGCCGTCCCATCGAAGGGGAATTCGCCGAGTTGTTCTCCCGGTTTTGTTACACAATGCCGCTGCTCGATGACGCGCAATCCGAACAAATCCTCGAGAAGCTCCAGCTCGGTTCAATTACCGAGGAAAAACGCTCGTTTTGTGTATCGATGGCAGGTGGACATCCGGGTTTATTAATCGCCGTTGCTCAAGTGGTGGCGGCTTCTGCGGACGATAAAAAAGCGTATCAAGTCGAACGCGTAAGCCGTGAACCGCAGCCGAGGGCAGAGTGCCTGAAGTTGTGGGATCAGCTCAACGAAGATGAACAGGCTCATCTGAGTTCATTGGCGACGGATCCTCAATCCGGACTACCGCAGCAGCATCTCCGCCATCTGGAACAACTCTCGCTACTCCGCGGTAAAAAGATCTTTTCCCCGATCTTCGAGGACTTCTTGCTGCGGAAATCGAGAGGGCCCGAAATCGACGCGCAGGGTGTTTACCTCGATTCGGACTCCGGCGACGTGTGGGTCGACGGCGTGCGTATCCCCGTGTTGACCGACCTTGAATTCCGTTTGCTCGCGTTGCTGTATGAGCGGCTGGATAAATTGACCGATAAATACCGCATCGTTACAGCCGTGTGGGGGGAAGAGTACCTTGGCGATGTGGATGATGCGCGAGTGGAGAAATTGGTGAGTCGCTTACGCAGCAAGATCGAGACCGACCCTGCCGAGCCACGTTATTTGATTACGCAGCGCGGCCGCGGGTATAAGCTTTTATCCGTGCCGCGCACGCAGTAA